AGGGAATTTTCCTGACCTCAAAAAGAATTTGGCAAAGGTATGTCGCTACAACGAGTGAAGGAGAAATTATTTGCGAATGACTTTATTAACATTTTGAGCTGGTTTCAGAAACCTGTTTTCTTTTGCTACTACTTAcagaaaattttgaagaaataacATATAATTGGACGTATAATCTGACTTTTTGGAtacttaaaaacaaaattatgggTGTTTCTTATTTTCCTCATATTGAAATCAAAACCTAGAGTTAGTTCTTTAaccaataaattatttattataaatctatcaatccAGGGTATAGTATATAGCTGATCGTATAATCATTAGAAGAACAAGGGTAAAAATGTAAGGTCAAGGCTTCAATCCCACTGGGCCTCACTTCGCTGTCCTTTGGAACGAAtctctcatcttctctttgttttctcgACTCTcatcatttttattctaaataatTGTTGTAGCAAAAGGACATCTTCCTCGTTAATGATCTCCTTCCTGGCTGCAACTATCTTTACCCGACATTGTTCTTTTAACCATTCGGAGAAGACTATATCCATCAGTTGATCAGATTTAGACCAAGATTCGCTTTCACTCGTACCATATTAAAAGGGGCTTTAAACATAGTCTTTTCTAACACAGTATTCATCGTTGATAACAATCGTGGCACATCCACGTGCATGGcgtcatttctctttctctaccCCAACTCGACTTTCGGTTCATACTAAAAATTCATGCTGTATACTATTCCTCGAATAATATGCGCAAGCATATATGGGTCCTTTATGTATTCATCATATGTAATGTGAAGTTTTGTGTGGGTATAGAATTTTAAGTACATGACGTGTTCTAAATGTCCTATATTTGTCGATGCAAGAGAAAAAGGATCATGTCATAGGTATTTTATTTATGCTTTTATGGGTGATTGTTACTATATAGGTTGATGCTAGTGCAACTCTTTTGAGATGCTAGATTCCTTTTCATTTTGGCTACAAGCctacatatatattttcactACCGTTTAATTTAAGTTCAACCATCTTCTCTATCTATGTCTTCAAAGTTCAAAACAAGCAACTTTACGTGGCCGAttataaatatatctttttttgttcattatcaCATTGTTTTCTGATAAACCTAGCCATGTTTTCTTCCATATAAACAAAGCGGAGGAAGGAAAAAAATTAGACCAGAATCCAAACTCTCTTATTAGCACAAACCTAGGCTGTCTGAACATTCTAAAGGAGATTACGGcgaaataaagaaaaacaccaatatgacaacttttttttttttttttttttttttttgtcagcccaATATGACAACATTATGTACCGTAGACTGTACTTTTCACTGTTCGAAGAACGTGCGAAAAAGTTTGATGAGAGTGAAAACAGAGCAAAGTGGCTATTACCGATATAGTCTTATCCTTCACATGACCTGGTCGGATTTGTTTCCTTCCTTTTCCAGTTACTACGGTCCAATTATAAACTTCGCCGAAGTTAAGAAAGTAAATAACTTTTAGTAGTAAATTTACGCCaacttttttctatttaaaatttagaggtttattatttaagactATATACTACTAGCTATATATTACATCAGTGGGGgaaataaatcaatttaaataatgtattcAGTTTACatacaatattaattatttgttACTATAACcatttatactatatattattttactatttgtTATTGTAGTATAGGTAAATAGTAAATGATAATTTAGAAAATTACTAGCAATATATCAGATAAATAATTATgcaaaataatcataaaacccTATAAACTAGtttatagtaaaaaaattattgtcatTGTGTTAAGTTAAAAATTTAGCTTAAATACTAGTCTAGGcaatcttttataattattctGAAATTACAAAGATGCAAATTATTAATCGgcttaactaatttttattgtttaagagcatcttcaattccattttattttaaaatagaatttggaGTAAAAGTTTTCTAAttagtattttgtttttgttttataatagaGTGGAAAATAAGTTTAGagtaattcatttattttttgtttattattttattttttattcaaaataaagtTCTATTGGAATAAAACTTAACTACATTATAGAATcactttaatttaaaaaaatttagaatgaaCCATATAACTGTTTAATAAATAGAACAATGTTCATTACATTAATCCGCTGGAAtcttacacatagatttttagaATCGGTAATAAATTTCtccaataattaaaaataatctatACAATTTAATTGAACTGGGAGGAGATAGAGCCAACATCAATTTAAATCACATTTAACGGCCATCTCTTTTGTATTGGCCACCGCGTCTAACTCAGCTCAGTAAACTCAGCCGCCTCACACAGGAAGaaaccaataaataaataagagcCCGAGTCAATGACATGATTATTCAAAGTGGCTGGCTGCTACCATGGCGAGTCAAACCGAGTCAGTACCGGCTCTCTTTTTTATTACTCTATTTACTCTGTACGTACGTTGCCGACAAAATGATCACCATATTGCTTTCTCGGAGACGCCATTAAGCAACGGCCGAGATTCAATCCATCGATCGCTTCTGATCTCCACGTGGCAGTTCTTCTTGACATCATCGGGACAAGTAAACCCTCTTGACCGGGAAATAAACCGAATCGACTCCTCGAAAACCGATTCTTCGCAagggaaaaccaaaggaccctGGTTAACGAAACCGAACTCTTCCTCAGCCTGAACCAGGAGATTCCATAGGACGGGATGGTTCAGATACGTCGCGCGCACCACAAATCTCCTGCAGCTGCTCCCCACGTAGACCGCCACGTGTCCTGACGGTACATCCGACGGTACGCTGCGGCTGAAAGAAGATGTCCGCGCTTGGTCGCGCCACCGTCGGAGCATCTGTCTCAGCCTCACAATGTGACGTATCTTACTGCATTTCCCGAGACCTCCAGCCATTTTTTCCggttaagtatttttttttccggttAAATAATTGATTAAAGAGAGAAAATGTCAGAGGGGTTTTGAGAGTTTGCCAGGGACGAAGTTTATATAGTTAAGGAACTAACACAATGCCACTGGTACTCAAAATATTTACGACATTGCCTCTATATGGTCCTAAGAATTTTTGTAATATATCATCATTccattattattttcaaaatagagcttttttttgagaaaaatcaaaatagagttattgtataaaataatcgaattatactttaatatgaaattagagaaatgattttttttaaaaaaaattgacaactATGCTCGAATTTtggaataattatatttttacttcaattatttttggtaaaatagagttaataacatttcaaaataaaactaGAAATGAAAAGTGGAATAGACTTAGAGATACTCTTATGCTTTctgtattattttttattgataaattatattagtgTGATGGGTTAAGATTCgagaaattaatttttaataatttgtttagaagagagaatcaaagactatagtgtgttttcttcttcttcatgcaATGGATGGCGCACGAAGCATTCGTAGGTGATAGATTCGACATGTGAAAACTATCCTTTGATTATTCATGGTCTTAATAATTATGCTAATGAATTTAGCGATGATAAAGGATTGAATTCTATTAATTGAATAAATAAGTGTCactttaaagaaaaagaaatgg
This Brassica napus cultivar Da-Ae chromosome C6, Da-Ae, whole genome shotgun sequence DNA region includes the following protein-coding sequences:
- the LOC106421583 gene encoding auxin-induced protein 6B is translated as MAGGLGKCSKIRHIVRLRQMLRRWRDQARTSSFSRSVPSDVPSGHVAVYVGSSCRRFVVRATYLNHPVLWNLLVQAEEEFGFVNQGPLVFPCEESVFEESIRFISRSRGFTCPDDVKKNCHVEIRSDRWIESRPLLNGVSEKAIW